One window of Candidatus Neomarinimicrobiota bacterium genomic DNA carries:
- a CDS encoding PorV/PorQ family protein, producing MFSSSTLFASEAGAIFLLISPGARAGGMGEAQVAVANDAYASYWNPAGLAFLEGSELALMHVNWLRNLADDLYYEFLAYRKSFPNLGTLGGHIIYLSLGEQIRMDEYAQYQGKFTSYMVAGAVSYSALLSRTSSLGLNAKVSYQHLVEMGTGSEKGKGTSMDFGFDIGYMKKEFLTPRLDIGLNLSNIGPKISFIDPDQADPQPTNLTIGFNYALIQSQHNNLNIVYDVDKMLVASYPDMDWNGDGAIGGFDEDGHVSLSGDYSSDGKIEIAHTDPIYLALFTSWVDDWLLGGDMDRAISGEEPDRKIGGYSWDESLDDGNGIPDKDEMINSTESGAKYGDADWGIYNEWGQKEVGSGDDRTISNELDKLVHNVGVEYWYSTYFALRAGYYYDKTGKIDNPTFGVGLRFGGYGFDFGYTSGEPGHPLTNTMRFSLNMLF from the coding sequence ATGTTTTCCAGCTCAACTTTATTCGCAAGTGAAGCTGGAGCCATCTTTCTACTTATTTCTCCAGGAGCCCGCGCAGGTGGAATGGGAGAGGCGCAGGTTGCTGTGGCGAATGATGCATATGCAAGCTATTGGAACCCTGCAGGTTTAGCATTTTTAGAAGGATCTGAACTTGCGCTCATGCATGTAAATTGGCTTCGAAATCTTGCTGATGATTTATATTATGAATTTCTTGCTTATCGAAAATCTTTTCCCAATTTGGGGACACTTGGTGGGCACATTATCTACTTGAGTCTTGGAGAACAGATTCGAATGGATGAATATGCACAGTATCAGGGAAAATTTACATCATATATGGTCGCGGGAGCTGTGTCGTATAGTGCACTTTTATCTAGAACTTCTTCACTAGGACTCAATGCAAAAGTATCTTATCAACATCTTGTTGAAATGGGCACCGGAAGTGAAAAAGGGAAAGGGACTTCGATGGATTTTGGCTTTGATATTGGATATATGAAAAAGGAATTTTTGACGCCAAGATTAGACATCGGGTTAAACTTGTCAAATATCGGTCCGAAAATATCATTTATCGATCCAGATCAAGCTGATCCTCAACCAACTAATTTGACAATTGGCTTTAACTATGCATTAATCCAATCCCAACATAATAACCTTAATATTGTGTATGATGTCGATAAAATGCTTGTTGCCTCTTATCCTGACATGGATTGGAACGGTGACGGTGCGATTGGCGGTTTTGATGAAGATGGGCACGTAAGTCTCTCAGGCGATTACAGTTCAGATGGGAAAATTGAAATTGCCCATACCGATCCGATTTATCTTGCGCTGTTTACCTCTTGGGTGGATGATTGGTTGCTTGGTGGCGACATGGACCGAGCAATTTCCGGGGAAGAACCTGATAGAAAAATCGGAGGGTATTCTTGGGATGAAAGCTTAGATGATGGCAATGGAATTCCTGATAAAGATGAAATGATTAATTCGACTGAATCCGGTGCAAAATATGGTGATGCCGATTGGGGGATTTACAACGAATGGGGTCAAAAAGAAGTTGGATCGGGAGACGACAGAACTATTTCTAATGAATTAGATAAACTAGTCCATAACGTTGGAGTTGAATATTGGTATTCCACATATTTTGCGTTACGAGCTGGATATTATTACGACAAAACCGGTAAAATCGATAATCCGACATTTGGTGTTGGACTGCGTTTTGGGGGATACGGTTTTGATTTTGGATATACTTCAGGTGAACCGGGTCATCCTCTGACGAATACGATGCGGTTTTCTCTGAATATGCTTTTTTAA